A window of the Lolium perenne isolate Kyuss_39 chromosome 7, Kyuss_2.0, whole genome shotgun sequence genome harbors these coding sequences:
- the LOC139833878 gene encoding uncharacterized protein, with product MVFQQENIVMGWLLERCHHGLRNCNCTCDTKSKVRGCRLGEKALPLYELLKKIDKFVWDDAADAALQGLKDILSSPPILAAPQESESMLLYLEASNKRYPHFQKLSYRVFLGSRKLRHYFQEHPMTVVSKAPLSTIIKTSDATGRLAKWGIELSAFDIN from the exons ATGGTATTCCAGCAAGAGAATATAGTGATGGGGTGGCTGCTGGAGCGCTGCCACCACGGCTTGAGGAACTGCAACTGCACTTGTGACACAAAATCGAAGGTCCGCGGGTG tcgtcttggcgagaaggcactacctttgtACGAGCTACTGAAGAAAATAGACAAATTTGTGTGGGAcgacgcagcagatgcagcacttcaggggttgaaggacatactctCCTCCCCACCTATTTTGGCGGCTCCACAAGAGTCAGAGTCCATGCTCCTCTACTTGGAAGcttccaacaaa agataccctcactttcagaagctatccTACAGAGTGTTCCTAGGTAGCCGGAAGctaagacactacttccaggagcaccccATGACAGTTGTGAGTAAAGCTCCATTGTCAACCATCATCAAAACCTCGGACGCAACAGGGCGCTTAGCGAAGTGGGGAATAGAActctccgccttcgacatcaactag